Proteins co-encoded in one Marinitoga sp. 38H-ov genomic window:
- a CDS encoding class I SAM-dependent rRNA methyltransferase — MANVYLVKDIKSRVLNGHSWIYENEIEKTIGEYTNGDIVDVFHNKRFIGRGYINDNSKIRVRLLTKKHETIDYEWVKNKIKDAYEYRKLLYSNEKSFRLIFGEGDYFPGLIIDKFEDYFVIQINTLGIYKLKNYIVEALIELFEPKGIFEKDDDKNSNIEGFEYIEGWIYKNGPELIPFEINGINFFADTKGQKTGFFLDQRYNALRVKELANNKIVLDGFAYTGNFGIHALIGGAKHVTFLDYSDRALYVLEKTLKANNISKEKYELFETNTFDHLRRFEDANIYFDFVIIDPPSLAKSRNSINNAIRGYKELNLRAMKITKNKGLFATASCTQLVYEEEFKKIIVNAAKDNKIFLKQIFKGTQSPDHPILYNILETEYLKFYLFEIENYKN; from the coding sequence ATGGCGAATGTATATTTAGTAAAAGATATAAAATCTAGAGTATTAAATGGTCATAGTTGGATATATGAAAATGAAATAGAAAAAACAATTGGTGAATATACAAACGGAGATATAGTAGATGTATTTCATAATAAAAGGTTTATTGGTAGAGGTTATATAAATGATAATTCAAAGATTAGAGTTAGATTATTAACAAAAAAACATGAAACTATAGATTATGAATGGGTGAAAAATAAAATCAAAGATGCATATGAATATAGGAAATTATTATATAGTAATGAAAAGTCTTTTAGACTTATTTTTGGTGAAGGAGATTATTTTCCAGGATTGATTATTGATAAATTTGAAGATTATTTTGTAATTCAAATAAATACTTTAGGAATATATAAATTAAAGAATTATATTGTAGAAGCATTAATTGAGTTATTTGAACCAAAAGGTATTTTTGAGAAGGACGATGATAAAAATTCAAATATTGAAGGTTTTGAATATATAGAAGGATGGATATATAAAAATGGTCCTGAATTAATTCCATTTGAAATTAATGGAATTAATTTTTTTGCTGATACTAAAGGACAAAAAACAGGATTTTTTTTAGATCAAAGATATAATGCTTTAAGGGTAAAAGAATTAGCAAATAATAAAATAGTATTAGATGGATTTGCATATACAGGGAATTTTGGGATTCATGCTTTAATTGGCGGAGCAAAGCATGTTACTTTTTTAGATTATTCTGATAGGGCATTATATGTTTTGGAAAAAACATTAAAAGCAAATAATATATCTAAAGAAAAATATGAATTATTTGAAACTAACACCTTTGATCATTTAAGGAGATTTGAGGATGCAAATATATATTTTGATTTTGTTATTATAGATCCCCCTTCCTTAGCTAAATCTAGAAATTCTATTAATAATGCTATTAGAGGGTATAAAGAACTTAATTTAAGAGCTATGAAAATAACAAAAAATAAAGGCTTGTTTGCTACAGCATCATGCACTCAGTTAGTGTATGAAGAAGAATTTAAAAAAATAATAGTAAATGCAGCAAAAGACAACAAAATATTTTTAAAACAAATATTTAAAGGTACACAATCCCCTGATCATCCAATATTATATAATATTTTAGAAACAGAGTATTTAAAATTTTATTTATTTGAAATTGAAAATTACAAGAATTAA